The genomic interval AAGTCCATTAAATCAGATACGAAGCTTTCCTCTGTTACTTTTTCCTTGTCCGCTCTTAAAACAAACAATACCCCGTCCCTTTCAAGGTTCCTTGGCTCAATGGAAAGAGATAGCACCATATCTGGTGTGTACAGTACATTCGCTTGAAAAGTATCCTTTAAGATTGCTAAGGTTTGATTCTCTCTTGCTACTAAGGTGAGGTTAGGATTCTTGTTATATGCGTCCTGGCTTTTTTTCTTCTCTGCTTGTCCTTCCTCTGTATCTTCAAAAAAGGCAGATTGCGGGAATACAATCGTTCGATAATCTTTAAATGACTCGATTACCTTTCTGCGATCCTCCTCGATATCCACATACAGACTTCCTAAATTCCCTCCACCTGTAAAACAAACAACATCATCTGCTTTAATAATCTTTTTAACTAGCTCGATTCCTTCCTCTGTTGCATAATCCATAATTTCAATATATTCATAGTATGGAAAGCAATTTTTAATGAATTTCTCTTCCGCATACGCTATTGCCTGATCCCCAATATTCGTATAACTTGGAGAGCCAAATAGAAATACTTTTCTTTTATTATTAAATAACGCTTCCTGATTTACATTAGGAGCAATTCCTTTTACTATATTAAACTCTTTTCTTGCTTGATTTAACATAATGCCATTCCTCCTTCGATAGATCTTGTGGTTTTACTGTCATGTACCCAAAATTAGTAGTATTTATTCCCAAAGAAATTACTTTCTCGCTTACTTCTTCTGTTTCCACGCCATAAGAATCGCCTTTCCATCACTTGGCGCATTTTCTCCATAATCAAAAGGAAGTAGTGCAAAGAAGATATAATATAGAGAGAAATACGCAAACTGATAAAAAAAGGAGCTTCTAGGTAGAACTTCCTGCATGATTAATAAATTTATTACCAAAACGGATAATAGGTTA from Niallia sp. FSL W8-0635 carries:
- a CDS encoding polysaccharide pyruvyl transferase family protein, yielding MLNQARKEFNIVKGIAPNVNQEALFNNKRKVFLFGSPSYTNIGDQAIAYAEEKFIKNCFPYYEYIEIMDYATEEGIELVKKIIKADDVVCFTGGGNLGSLYVDIEEDRRKVIESFKDYRTIVFPQSAFFEDTEEGQAEKKKSQDAYNKNPNLTLVARENQTLAILKDTFQANVLYTPDMVLSLSIEPRNLERDGVLFVLRADKEKVTEESFVSDLMDLVGKDNSVERTDTVLSEVDVIDYADREDQFLKMLDKIGSKKLIITDRLHAMIFSIITKTPCLVFGNSYGKAKHSYNDWLHELSFIEYTDNKDVKEIPAIMERLQSAEPNKIDVREDFQVLKDFFRG